The window GTATCTGTTGATTCGATAGAGGATGAAATGTATTTCATGCAGACGAAGTATCCAAAATTGATCTACTCGCATGAAACGGCCCTGTATTTGCACGGCTTATCGGACAGAACGCCATTTGAATATTCAGCTACAGTCCCAAGCGGTTACAAGGTCGTTGGGACTGTAGCTAAACGGTTCAAAATCTACTATATCAAAAAAGAGCTTCATGAGCAGGGAGTTGAAACTGTAAAAAGCACCCATGGCAATCCGCTCAGAACATACATCCTTGAAAGAACGATCTGTGATTTGATCAGAAGCAGAAGCCGCGTAGACATCCAGATCCTGAATGACGCATTAAAACGATTTGTGAAATTAAAGTCAACGGATTACTCGATCCTCATGGATCATGCAAAAAAACTCAGAGTTGAAACTCCTCTCAAAAATTATCTGGAGGCGTTGCTATGAACGGAGAAGCTATGAGCCTGAAGGCAAAAATAAGAAATTTAGCCAAAAAGAAAGATATGTCCGCTCAGGTAGTGCTTCAAAACTATATGTTTGAACGGTTTCTGGAAAGACTTTCCAAATCAGCGTACCGGGATAAATTTATCCTTAAGGGCGGGATCCTTATTGCGGCACTTGTTGGTATAGATAATCGGGCAACAATGGACATGGACACTACGATCAAAAATTATCCCATTAATGTTGGATCTCTGACAAAAGCGATCAAGGAAATTTGCAGTATAAATGTTGAAGATGGCGTAAGTTTCTCCTTTTTGAACATTGAAGCCATTCGAGATGATGATGCTTATGGCGGTTATCGGGTGAGTATTGTTTCTGAATTTGATACTATCGCGACTCCTATGCAGATAGATATCACAACAGGTGACGTTATTACGCCAAAAGAAATTCTATATTTGTTCAAGATGATTTTCAAAGAAGGCAGCATTGGCATCTGGACTTATAACATTGAAACTGTCCTGGCAGAAAAAGCAGAAACTATTTTGAGAAGGGGAGAACTGAATACAAGACAGAGGGATTTTTACGATGTATATATACTAACTAAAACCCAGAGTATTAACAATAAAGTATTTGCTGAGGCACTGAGATCAACTGCGGCACATAGGGGAACAAATCATATTTTTAAAAATATCAGCAATCGATTGGA is drawn from Synergistaceae bacterium and contains these coding sequences:
- a CDS encoding abortive phage infection protein, whose product is MIYNMSIFVKRVMIVDHMEKLKKLIQKQRGTVLSSDLDRNEIPRIYLQKMLAEGQLERVARGVYVSVDSIEDEMYFMQTKYPKLIYSHETALYLHGLSDRTPFEYSATVPSGYKVVGTVAKRFKIYYIKKELHEQGVETVKSTHGNPLRTYILERTICDLIRSRSRVDIQILNDALKRFVKLKSTDYSILMDHAKKLRVETPLKNYLEALL
- a CDS encoding nucleotidyl transferase AbiEii/AbiGii toxin family protein, whose protein sequence is MSLKAKIRNLAKKKDMSAQVVLQNYMFERFLERLSKSAYRDKFILKGGILIAALVGIDNRATMDMDTTIKNYPINVGSLTKAIKEICSINVEDGVSFSFLNIEAIRDDDAYGGYRVSIVSEFDTIATPMQIDITTGDVITPKEILYLFKMIFKEGSIGIWTYNIETVLAEKAETILRRGELNTRQRDFYDVYILTKTQSINNKVFAEALRSTAAHRGTNHIFKNISNRLEEIEKSETLRARWNRYTKDYRYADGIKYEGVMCALKALIDNI